TCCCTGCACCTGTCCCTCTGTGCTGTCATTGGACGGCACCACATGTACCTCAGCAGTCACTCTTAGCACTAATCAAAAGCAGATACTTTGCATTAGGCTTTACAGACGCACAAAAGCCTAATATAACCAATTAGATCACCTAAAACAGTTACAATGCGGTAACAAACAAACAGCTAAAGATGGAGCACAAAGGCCACAACTGTCTGGTGGATTTAAAACCAACATGAAACTAATTTTAATACGTTTAGCAGTTGCGTccaaattaaaatatacactactggtcaaaaaaaagTCTCTTAAACTTCCcaagtctgtatttatttaatcaaaaatacagtaaaaatagaaatattgtgaaataacttTAGATTCAGCATTTTGAAACACTGAGACggatttcaaaatatttacttttgtgttccatagaagaatgaataataaaaataataataaataatcacaattacattTGGATTATAAATACTccaaacactatatatatattattctaatacatattaaaacacaaaaaatttataaaatatttatagtaaATGAAAAAGTGAGTGAAAAGTGAGGCAaaaaccccccccaaaaaacacagATCTGGCCTTTTTTGATCTGGCCTCATTCTGTCAAGGACCTCATCGTATAAATGCAATTGAGTAGGTGTTCATCTGCTAAATTCTTCCACCCAGAGATGAGCAGCACACAAAACAAATAGATGACCAGAGAGAAAATGGCGGTCCACTGAGTTAATGCTCTTTAGATGAATGACCACAATTTGAATTTCTATTTTTGGACACGGTCAAGGCAGGCTCAGAATAATCCTATAGTGAAATGGATGAATGGATCGGATCATGGGGGATGCATTcataaaaaaagcatatatatgaGCCTCATTACGAATTTGCATGTTTATCAATTTAATTTGGGTTCTTAAAGGGAATATAAAGAGAATGGAGGAGTCTTTGATACACATGAATTACTGCACACTGCAACACTGACATCTAGAGACATAGTCTGGAACTGTCAATCCATTAAACAATGTGACAGTCCAATTATTGAATATTTTAACACTGAATGATTCTGTCATCATTGTACATTTCTAACTGTTCCAAAAGCCCCTCCGACtttattcaccccaaaattatatatgtatatggttttcttttttcccttttgATCTTGGAACAAATAATGACCATATAAGAAACTTTAAGAAACCTCCTCTTTTCAAACTAGTGATGCAAGGTCTGTTGGATTCACCTATGTGATAGGAATACACTGAAGTAAATGAATGAAGTAAGTGTTTACCTTTTTATGATCCATGTTTGGCACTCAGGCATGCGGCCCATACACTCCAGTGCAGCACTGTAAGACGAAACGTTGGGTTTCAGACCTGCTTCTTCAATCAGAATGAACAAGCGACGAATGTGATTGAAGGAACCCTGCAAATCAAAGTTAATAATGCCTTTAAATAGAGCATTACAAAACAATActgcaaaattataaaacatgtcAGCACTGATGGCCTCGTGGGACAGTGTGCTGATATACAGAGCCATTGTGCTTCGAGTGTCCCGAGCTCGAGTCCCGGCTAGTGGACCTTTCCCGATCccatccccctctctctcacccACTTCGCTTTCTTTTGACGTATACTGTCCTAACTAAATAAAGGCATAAAACgccataaataaatatttttaaaaaaatccattaaattataaaatatgtaaatctgatgggaaatactgaaaaataataaaacacttaaaaaaaaaggcgATAGAACAATCAATATCCTAAAAAACATTaaggaattattaaataaataaataaagacaaaaaatttCGCAAAATATAagatgtatatatgtgtgtgtgtgtatataaatatatttattaacaacaacaaaaaaaatacctttttattaATATAGTACGTTTAAGAGATACTGGACCCTGACATACCTATCATTCAATAGTTTGggaggattttatatatatatatatatatatatatatatatatatatatatatactttcaagACAAATGATAAAagttgttcttttgaaatttctattcatcaaataattcaggggaaaaaaatgtggcacaattttcatgaaaacattaagcagcacaactgtttttaagactgaaaataagaagaaatgtctCCGAACATCAGAATTAATTCTCAgcgatcatgtgacacagaagactgagCATTGCcactacaggaataaattacttttcataatctatttgaaacaaacaaataacaaaaaaaaaacagcaattaaaatttgaaatatttctgCAGTATTACTTTTTGTGTAAAAAGAGAGATGCAAATGGATCATCATTAGATTAACATCATTACGAAGTTTACTATATTTTCAATCATTTCGTTTTGTAATTTGGTAACtatatttgtgattaaaaaaggttaatataatgtaaaaagagaGATGCTTAATACATACTCTTTTGGCCCACATCCTCATCACGATGTTGTAGGTGCTGATAGACAAGTGCGTGCGTTTGGATAACTGTCGATGATGAGACAGCAGGCAGCTCTGAGCTCGAGCTACATCATCGATGAAGACACACGCCTCCAAGTAACAGCGGATTCTGAGCTGAGGATCTCCATAGCGGTTTCCTTCCTTATCCTCCAGAAGCTTTTCAGGAGCACTCAAGCTCTGCTGGTCCATTTCATTGTCTATATCAAGCTCCTCTACCGCTTCAAATTCTTTATCTGCCAGTTTCTCTTGTGTAGACATCTCAGAAACACTGCCAGCCTCACTGCTGGAGATCTTTTGCACTCCTGAAAACCTTACGGCTAAACTTTCTGAGACTCTCGAAACCttctttttagactttttttgcaCAGAACCGACTTTGGAGGATGTTGTGGTAGACGcagaggtcttggagtcttctcCTTTAGTTCTTGTCTCACTTATTTTGCCAGTTGTGATGGTCTTTGTAGATGTACCAGGACGCATCGAACTCCCTTTGCTGTTTTTACCCACAACGGGCTTGTCGTGCGTTCTGTTTGAAGTTTGTTTTTTGGGATTAATCCACCTTTCGCGCTTGAGTTTCTCCATCCAGCGACTTGCGTGAGCTTTGGAAGGCATGACTCCTTCAGTTCCACCTTTTTTTGCAGACGGCCCACTTTTAAGCATTTCTGCTTTTTCTCCTGGCAAGTTCTTTTGACTATTCCCAGgtgatgttttctttattttctgctGCGTTTTGATGATTTGCACCTTTGAATGTTTGACGTCTACAACGGCGTCGGATTGCAGCTGTTGGATTCTGGCCTCCAGAACTGTGGAAAAAATGTTAAGAGAAAAATGTAGTGCACATGACAGTATTATGCaactttattttacttaaaatgaacttctattaatgtatattaagttaaaaaattctaacttaattttttatcttATGTCACCTGCTTGAGTGTTTAAAATCAACACATATCATAAACTACATAGATTCAGTACACCCACATAAAGTAATACAAGTATAAAAGATGAAAAGGGTTTTTCAAGCATAAAagcaatataattttaattacattaagaTGTGTTTCCTGCTTAATttaggtgttgttgttttttttttaactctaaacTACTCACTTTACTTGCATATATTAtgtcttctatctatctatctatctatctatctatctatctatctatattatatattgtaaatttaatttgGTGCTCACACCTAAATGTGAAATAAAGCAATATACGCATCAAAGATGAAAAGCGTTTTGCAAGCGTAAAAGCAATATAAGCTTAATACagttttaaaagttgttttttgAAACTAAATTTACATTAGCAAATGTTTCCTGTTTAATTTGGTTGTTGCTCTTTTAAACTCTAAACTACACACTTTACTTGCATATATTATGGATtctatgtaattaaaaaaaacatagtaaattGTATTTGGTCTTTGACCCTATACAGCAAAACTTGCTTGATCATTAGTGTCATTGTAAAATCTAAGCTATAATATCACACAGCTCTGCATGTAAAATaggatatatacagtataataagtATACAACTTCATTTGCATCCATAAACTGACATAATATATAGCAAATCTTAATTGCTGGAATGCTTTGAAAGGGTCTGTATTGTGAAAAACTCTGCATAAATAAAACCAACTTAgcctgaaattaaaattaaataaatattacccaACCTCAAATCATAAAGCCAATTTGCTctttggagaaaaaaacaacaacctaaaACCGTCTGTTGTTCTCTTATAACATCAATGATTAACATTAGATTCATAATCATAAGTGGAAAATATACCATACCATCCAACAACTGAGACTGTTCACATAATCTTTTCTTCCCATCCTCCTTCTTAGCAATGGCTGAATAGTGTCTTTGGTAAATTGTAGCCCATgttttgtctgaaaaaaaaatgacagttaaaacGGTGACCTAAAAAGTTTACCAACTCTATTGTGTGAATTTGGTGCTGGAATACAAAACGAGACATAACACCTAATACAACAAACAATATACACGGACATAACAGATCTAGAGTATATATACATCAAAGGGAGACCGAAAACGTGCATAAAGACGTTACAATCATCAAACTTTTTGAACTATGCCAGactgtaaattatttttgaaagccTTCTTGACATTGAGAAATCATCGATGTAAACAAGTCAATACTTGACTTTTTGAAGTGCACATTTCAAAGTACTTTTGAAATATATACCTGATCTAAAACACGTGACAGATTTAACGTGATTTGAAGGGCAAGACAGACGAAGGATGACAATAACACTGTTTCATTACGCTACCTTGTATCTGTCTCTCTCCGTTACTCCGTATTCTGAGACACAGGTGGCAATAATCGCCATTCAGAAACCTCTGAACACTTCTGTCAACCGCAAAACTGCGAGTTAAAGCAGCAGAGTAGGCACACAGTCTCAAAAGTGACATGTTGTCATAGTTTTGACACACCGCGTTCTCTGGTGCAGAAGGCCGCCATTGTGTTCAGACCTGACTAGTTTATAGCCGATACGAGGAGTTCTGACATCGAAGAGCGACGAGCAGATCGAACAAACTTCATCTTCACGTAGGAAGAAACACATGGTACTGTAGCATACATCTCATGTAAGCTGTATTCCATTGGCATTTAATCACTTATTTCATATAAGCTTTAGGAAATGTTTTAAACGCAAGGGGAAAATAGGGGACAAGTCGACTTTTAATGTAATCAGCTACAAAACGTTGTTTCAACCTGAATTTACTTTCTAATTATCTTTATTATACTAAATATACTTATGTTAGgctaagaataataattaaaaaaagatagcATTTTTCTTTTGGTGAAGGCTCAGTTTGACAGCTTTTGTTTGTAGcctatatataatattcaaactataacaatatgaaaaaagcagtttcttttaAGTGTTAAGATATTAAAcgatttatttgaacaaaatgatATGCGATTTAAAAATGCCTGTGTTGGTTAGAAACTGTACAGTAGATGGCGAACTTTGTCAAGTTTCACGCGGTCCTGTAGGCTACAAGGTCACTCACTATGCGCGCGCCTCAGTATTTGCCGCGCAAAGCAAGGGTAGGCTACACAAATGTGTTCCTCAGTTTTCCACTTTTCGACTTTATGCGCCGTGTTCCTTTGTTCTGTGAGGCACGAAACTTAATATTTGTAGGTAAATATGCTATTTTCTGTGTGTTTGAGAGATTTAGGCCTAGGTAATAGTTtggaatatttaaatacattaaatacatctTTGGATGCGTGTTGTTATTTGAACAGTAaatctgtccctctgtttgactGACTGAACTTATCACTAATTAAATGTTTGtatcaattaaaaatgaaaccgGTTGATGAGTGTAACAAATAAAGTTAGGTTAGATCACTAACTTAGATCACTAAGATTTTtcaattaatactttcattcagcaaggaagcattaaattgatcaaaggcaACAGGAAAGACTTACATTGCTATAAAAATTATatgtcaaataaatattgttcatcttaactttctattcatctaaaTATTATGtcagtattgataataataatgtttcttgagcaccctGATTCAGtgatttttagatttttgatTTCTGTGTTGATCATGTGACAGAATTtgttgctaaaaattcagcttcgccatcacaggaataaatgattgAATACTGTATTTGTAATCAATTAACTGCATAAAAGAATCATATTAACCCCAATTAAGGGCTATTTAACATCATGTAATTAGGCTCTCTGtaatgtttttaagtttttaaatatgtcagtaaaatgcatttatatcaatAGTTCGATGGCAGTCATCAAAGCAAGTTGTGCATATCTAGTAGGTGGAGATCAGACATTGTTTGTTGCTACAGTTCACAGGGTCACCTTTCTGACAGGACCATTTGATGCTTCAAGCTCTGGTGTGACAGTCATTACTGGGTGACTGGCTGTCAACAAAAGGAGAGAAGAGAGCCATTCAGGAACCTAAAAATAACTTCAGGACAAGGCTGCCATTCTATGGGAGTCTGATATTCAGACTATTTTGCACACCTATATGAAGagtgtgtttctttctttttagaaGTAGGAGCTGCTTTTAAAATGTTCACTTGATTAGCCAATGCTTCATGCAAGTATGACTTGAGGTTTTGGAAAAAGGACAGTCAAAAAATTTCAGGAAAGGGAAAAATTCTCGCTCTGATTTTAGTCTTCTAAACATACCAATGCTAGGTGTATTTTACAACCACATTGAGAGGGTTAGCCTACCGTTATGCAACACATTTAGGAAAATCTCTCCTCACCTGTCAATACTGATAATTCAGAGTCAATGCTTaagttaaaatatgaaaataaataaataatatcctCAGGTCATTTGAAGGCAGATTTGTTTGAGTTTCTACAGTTAGTACCAAATATCTCCCACATCTGACACATATCTCTTTGATTATCGCTAATGATGAAAGTTCACCATTCATATCCGCCATTgttctttctttaaaaagtaacattCCAGTTTATCAGGTGTAGATCTCTGTCAACTATCCAGAGAGGACGAAGACTCTCAGGAGCTGTTGATCAGATAGACTGCCCAATTATGACTGGTTTCAGCTACAATGGACAATGGTCACGAAGCAGGAAATGCAAATAGGCTTGTTGTAGATTGATCTTCAGTTTTGGCGGCCAGGGACAGATCCTGAATTAGAAACGGATGTTTATGCAGGCGGCCGCACAGTGTGGCACTCTGGTTATCTCGGCCACCTGCGTCGGAGGAATATAGCAGGAAGTCTGTGGTTGAGATGATTGTTTCAAAGTACATTGCCTAACTGCAGTGTGACAGTGTGATTCACCACAATCTTATTTCACAATAAGCCAATAATTTGGGAGTGGCAAAATAACGAGACAATGGAATATGTGTTATGAAGAATTAAATAAAGGCTGATGCCATTTATTGTTAGTTATAAATGTCAACTGAGGTAGTCTGAAGTGAAACGGAGACCAAGTTTGTGTTGGTAGTGGAGGTGGGTGATGGAGGGGGACTGGAAGAGACTCCGTATGTTAGCAGAAGAGAGAAACAATTAATAATGGGAGCTATTAGGGGGAGCTTGTCGGCGCAAAGAGGGAGGTTGGGTTTCAGGCCTTTTTGGAGGACTTTGATGGTACAAAACAGGCCTCATTACTGAGATATTATCTCCATTCATACACTTCCAGAGTTGATGGGAACCCTACTGGGAAAGATTAGGTTCCTTACGCCAGTGAACATCCCACATGGCCGAACAGATTTTCTCAGCTCAGGGCGAAACCGTCATAGCGCCTGTTGACGGCCAACGATGTGTGGAATTAGAGATCTTACTTTGACCTTTTCTCTGAGGTCATGTCAATCAAGATTAAGTTTTTCGAtgtctgtaaaatatttcaaGAATACTGTTCAAAATTTGGGGATCAGtaacttatttttaatgtttttaatagaaaTCTCTTAAGCATACAGGTAATAAAACAATactattgtaagatattattacaattgaaaacatgaatacatttttaaatgtaatttatatctgtgatggcaaagctgactttttaactgttaaatactccagtcttcagagtcacacgatccttcagaaatcattcttaagaTTCTCACCAACTACATTTAAGGTTCCTTGAAAATTTTTGATCATGGCAGTTGTGCTGCTGTGTTCTGAATGTAAGAGCTGTGTTGTGGACCATCATTTAGCAGAGGGACAAGCATCAACATATCAGTTTGAGCAAGTTTATCATAACATCTGACATTCATATGGGCACAGAACTTTGTTCTTGAGATTCTAAGTGCAACATCTTATATTTCCCCTAAAGAATCTAATTACCATCAATTACCATCAATTTCCAAGGAAGCGGGGGCTGATCTTATGGACTTCCGGGGTCATTGAGTGTGCTGAAGGGGCACAAGATTGCTCATCCCGTATGTGCATGGAAGGGTACATCAGTAAAGTAGACAACAAGCAagtcaaaaaagaaagaacaaagtatAAGTTATTTACGTTTACAGTAGGTAAAAAATGTGCGTCACTTGGAATATTCTGTTTGGTGACTCTCCTGTTTCTGAATTCCACATTTCTGTTATGATCTAGACATAATGTTGACTTTCAAACTCAGCATTTGGACATTGTTTTTGAGACTTAAAAGAttagaaattatttgaaaaaaaaatggcaatggTGCTTTGTTGTGCACAACTTGTCAAGTTCTAGGTTTTTGGGAGTTGTTCAGGGCATTGCTATCTGGTTCCTAAGATGTTGTGAGTGATTTTAAgagcattgctatgtggttgctgtgGTGTTTTTGGTAATTTGTAGTCAAAGTCAATATATCCCATCTTCAAGTTTCTATTCGTGAATTTCCGGTCCTTAGATACAGCTCAGGTAATCCAGCAATCATAAATCACATATCTCATTGTTTAGAAAATTATTACCTCTCCTGAATTAACTATGATCTGAGGTATTACACATGCCTGTAGAGTTAACTGAGCAGCGTGAGCTCAAAGTTTACTACTTACAATTAAAGCCGAGCGATGTGCAATGGTCgggtttagatttttttggtgTGTTCCTTGAGAGtgagagctctgattggatgttcagtttagCAAACCAGTCATTCATACAGagtgcagagaattaaagcaaaagtgatgaaaacaagcatgTGAATGAAGGTGGTACAGACAGAAGGCTGTATAAATGTTACATGATCTTTCCCAATCATTCTTAACGTGAATGATTTCGTAACAACATGAGCCGcttaaaattattaaagttattaatgtTACCGATATTCAAAATGGTAAgcaagcgctgctttgtttacatttcatatatCTGCGTTTATCTCGTATATCTTTGTTTCagtttctccttttgaatgagaaatatatactattaatatCTGCTGATATGAACAGCTCATTCCTCTCAGTCCTGCGCAGAACGCACGTGTTAGTTTGCTGCGGCTGAAGTCTGCGATGTGTTCCAGTGCAGCTTTTTGGTCCAACGCTGCTGAAATTAAAGATAGGGGTCCACTTCAGTTAGGTTTAATTGGGGATGAAGGACTAAGATGTATGAGACTAGAAAAAAAGACTAGGCTTTAGTAAAAAACCCAAAGGCTTATATGCCCAAGGAGAAGGGAATGACTGCGGGAAGCTGAAAAAGACTGCAGACTGCTGTCTCCATAGGCTTTTATGGGATAAGTATGAGTGCTAAAGCTTCAGAGACCCATTAGTTTACTAGCTACAAAGTGTGAAGTGACTTGTCCTGGTAAAACACACCTTCAAGAATATTTTCACCCTCTGCCCCTGGGCTGCACACGTCATTGAATACAGGAGGATATGAAAAGTATGTTAGTGTTTCAGAGCAGAGCATCATATTCACCAAGCTGACTCGAATGTCCATTGGGATAATCCACATACAAGTGCCATTACAGGTAAGGGAGACCTCATCTTTGTTGCTTAAATTTATTTACCAAACATAAAGTATTACTTCTGTACATACTAAATTGGGTGTATTTATTACCTATAATTTGCCTGATGGCAACAGTTTATTATGGTTCAGGATGGGATGTAAAGTTAAATGGAACATCAGAGGATGATCAACTTCCTGAAGGGAAATGAATGACAGTACGATAAAAGGTAAACAATATTGAGAGTGACATTCACTCAAAGTGATTATGAATAATCCAGGCCCCACCCATCTCCTCTCAGTCCCCCGATGCAAGCCCTGCCCTGAATAAAATGCAGGAAAGGACTGAGCCACCCCACCAAAGAgcaggagtgagagagagaaagacacccATTTACAGCTTTACTGCCTTGTTGAGTCCGTCAGATTACTCTCACTGCCACCTCTATCTTATcctctcactttctttctcttAGTAGTCTTTTTGAAACATtctcttacacagacacacaggcTCTCACTGAAATAGATTCATTCAACTCAGCTCATTCACAGGCACAGGTCAGGCAGCCTCACATTTCACCTTGCTCTGCCCCTGGCTGAGAGGAGAGAGCCCTGCAAGGTGCAACCATCACACAGGACACAGGATCCCACATCTATATCAGCTTGGACTGAGGGACCTTGGTACTCCAGGACAATCTAACAAGACTGAGACATTTCTTTGGGATGGAATTGCAAAGTTCTCATTCATCATTCTGAAGAGCAAGACCAACAGACAGCTGTTTAAAAGACTAGAGTGATACACTTGAGTTTTAAATTGTTTACTTAGGATTTTTTTAACCCTCTATTCCCATTCTTCTGCCTATGGGTTCTGCGTGAGGCAGAAAACCCAGCGAATACCAGCATCATGCCGACTACTTCTGCAAGGTGCACCTTGGGAGTCTGACCCATCATGTTTAAATGGACACCTACTACCGTTGGTCTCCACTCTGACCTCACCTTTGCCGGCTCAGCCCTCCCTTCTTATCCTTTTCCCTTGTTATGCCTATCCCTGCTCTTTCTGGCTTGCTCCTCTCTTGGAGTTTGCCCACCTGCACTGGGGCATGAGCCCCTTCATGTGCTGGCACAAGGCACAAACTGCTCGTGGACACTGGAGCGGCACACGCGCAGCTACAACCACCTCGAGGGTGACGTCCGCCTTCGGCGCCTCTATTCCGCCAACAAGTTCTTTCTCTGCATCGACAAGACAGGCAAAGTGGATGGCACCCGTCGGAAGAATTACCCTGACAGTGAGTAGACGCCCAGTGTTTGTCTCCACTCATGTGTCCCTGCAGAAGGGAGTGGGGATTATTTGGTTTTTATGATCTTCCATTGACTCTCTTATCACTTGTGGTTTATGGCTCATTTATTCTTCTGCTCGTAGGATCAGAGTTTTATGAGTATGTACAAAGGTGTTTCAAGGTAGGATTTGTAATACGCAAAACACATAATTGGAAAATGTAGGCCCTTCCCTGTTATATTGGCTCGCAAAATACTATGATCTGAAATATGGAAGTCTGTCTCCACcctagagaaaagaaaaaaaagaaaaaggtaattGTTCCTTTATCTACCATGATTGCAACTTTACATCTCTTTATTGCATTGTCATATCTTATAATTACGACTTCATATCTCTCAATGTGACTCTCAATTTTTACTTGTGACATTATGTCCCACTTTTCTCAAttgcttgtttaattttttttttttaactcagaggTGGAAACCTACTTCTTTATTTAAGTAAGGTTAAGCAGGggaatttaacttaaaaataaatagcaaatgaTTACGTTATAATCAGAAAATGTAAACACAACTGTAAATTTAATCAGCAGTTAGGTACAGTGTAAAATTTTCATGCAAGTTCAACAAGTAATCAACATAAAAGTTTTGTTGTAGAATCTTAAAATCCTCTGTACACTGTCAGAAAAGTtatacctttaggggtacaaaaGCTTGTCACTGGTCTGGTACTATTAAAGGGGTGTAAATTAATAGTTCATAGTATTAATGTACCTTTATGTTTCTACTATTAACTCTTtaggaaaaaataagggacaaatATTTTCCTTTAAGTGTAATGCCTCAGTTGAGAGctgttgtacccctaaaggtataactttttcctcatttttttctTTGAGTGTTTTGTATATACTTTGATGCtttaatattttacagaaaattgtgGATGTTTGATCagcatttaattttgaaatagCAGATGAATTTGGTTCTTAGAAACCCTACAGTGATAAATCAACAAGACATTTCTTACAAATCACTTTCCCCTGCCTCACAGTTTGATCTCACTTATTTGAGAGTTTTACTCTCCTCTGTGAGAGTTCAGCAGGGCTTTCTGTTTGTTTGAATTTAAGATTTAATTGGTTTAGGTCATGGAGATCACAGTGGGTTGACCCtggctgttttgtgtttgttgttgcaAAAAAAGAGTGAGTCAGACTTTTTTTCCAAGCAGGTTGCTTTAACTGCTCTGCCACTGTGCAGATCTTAACAGTTGcactgcatttgtttacaagtttCTGCTCTCCACGGCTGTCTCAGATCAGTTTAGATGCTTGTACTTGGTACAGCTGGGTGAAACTGTACAGCCCTCAGAAGCAATTTGCTTGCACATTTACTTACCATCCTCTCATTTCCTTTCCCTGAATTAAGGTCCTTTTTACCAAAGAGGGACCCCTGTACAGAATGGTATCCTGCATTTACTAGCCTTGCAGAATTTCTCAGTATTCTCTctctttgcctttttttttaattccagggTTCACATAAGTAGAGGAATTTTGATTTTCACAATAAGGGCTTTGAAAAACAGTTTTCATAATTCAGCAAGTTCAGAATCAGAAGTGttttttgcattgattttgtTAGTGTTGCTTTGCTGCTATCCACCTTGTCCTCTGCATAGCCCTTAGCGTCCGTCAGCACTGCTGCATTGCCCAAACAGCCCCGCACTGACTCTCCCTCTCACTTTTTCCAACTCCCGCTCCCAAACTCTCAGGTGCAAAAACAGTTAGAATTAGTCAACGGGCTCTTGGCTAATTGAGGTAGGAAAATATTGTATCAATCCCAGTGAACTGAAGACTGGAAC
The genomic region above belongs to Carassius auratus strain Wakin unplaced genomic scaffold, ASM336829v1 scaf_tig00016288, whole genome shotgun sequence and contains:
- the LOC113075031 gene encoding fibroblast growth factor 22-like produces the protein MFKWTPTTVGLHSDLTFAGSALPSYPFPLLCLSLLFLACSSLGVCPPALGHEPLHVLAQGTNCSWTLERHTRSYNHLEGDVRLRRLYSANKFFLCIDKTGKVDGTRRKNYPDSLMEIRSVSVGVVAIKSVSTGLYLAMSKKGTLFGSVRYSPSCKFKERIEENGYNTYASLRWKHRGRQMFVSLNGRGKPRRGHKARRRHPSTHFLPMLAT